CCTCACTGTCTCTGAAAAATGCTTCACTATGAACCTTGAATATTTGAGCAACGGAAGGCATTCCGACTGCCTGTTCTACCAAACTATCACTGTCAAAGTATGAATAACCCAAGACTTCAGCTAATATCTTGCCCACCGTGCTCTTTCCGGAGCCCATCATTCCTGCAGTGTGAACCCATTATTATTAGTACAAGAGGCAAATAAGATAAATTAACTGTAGGTAACAGCAAACAGGCAGGTGCAAGAACTAACCAACAAGGTAAATACACCGCCCATTCAATTCGAACTGAACTTCTTCTGCTTTCCTCTGAAAGGCAACACAATTTTGTCAAAAAGATGCCCAGAAGCAACATCTTATTTTACTCATGTCAGGAATTTTTCAGCAGAAAGTATATACCTTTAACAAGAGGGCTTCGTCAACTGAGTTATGCAAGCTCTGATGACCTGTATTACATACAAAAAGGTCACAAAGAAAAGTCAGTTTGACTAATCAGCTTGTGCGTCTCGTCAGGAAACCACCAAAGACAAAATATTAAGATGCGGCGTATCATTTAAAATATGCAGTGTGTAAGTTAAATAACATGTGTTGCAAATAATTGACTACACCAAACAACTTTGTGTGCTGAATCTAAAACGTAGTGTGAATGTGTGCTGAataaatttggtcaaagttaTTAAACTTTCGCCCTGTTCGGAATCGCGCCGCTCCACAACACCGCTCTCGGAGCGGGCGGAGCTGCAGTTTCCCCGCTCCGCAGATTCCGGGAGTGGGTGTGTTGCCGAACAGGGCCAAAGtcttcagacaaaacttatagGCCTTCTATGTTCGAGCGGAGGGAGTGGTACACTGTTGTAGCATACAAGACAATTTCACTTCTACTACCTCCTTGCAACATCCTAGAACAAATTCAACAAAAAGAATTATCGCCCGTTTATTTAAACTCCATCAGTTTACTCTTCTAGGACACAAGTTAAATTCTACCAGTTAAGATGCAAGAATATTCCCATACATCGCAATCAGACAAGAGAATAGTTACTTTCTGTCCCTCCCCCACCACCACCAGTAACACATACTCGACCAAGCAAAACCAATAAACCATTAGCTACCTACCCTGAAACTACATTGCTTTGTTTAGCCCACGCGTAACCACGTTTACGGTTTACCCCAAATCGACATCAGAGCAGCCATTCATTCCCCCCAAATCAACAAATTTTGCCACCAACCCTTCAGCCTTCATACGAACTCGGAGAATCGCATTAGTATTATCGCATTAGCATCGGCCCAGTCCGTCCCCAAAGTCTCGCCGATTCAACTGAGCtgaaaactaattaattaaaaaTGCCGAGCGATAGAAAGAATTGGAGAAACAAACCTCTCGATGTCTGGACGCAGCAGAGCGGGGCGACGGGCCTGGCCGCGCGAGCCCGCAGtgccggcgccgccgcggccgGGCCTCCAACGCGCAGGCTCGCCGCCCGCGCCGGCCCGGCCCCGCCGAGAGCCCCGCTCCGGCGCCCGGGCCCGGGCCCGACCGCCCGCGACTGCATCGCGAGTCCCGCGGCCGCCTCCATTGGTGCTGGCTGCTGCTACCCCCGGTCCGGTCGTCGCGGGTAGTAGGTGGCCGTGGCGTGCGACGTTGGAGGCGCGCAACGAACGAACGACAAGGGAAGGCGCGCAGGGGGGTGGGGGAGCTGGTGGTCGCGGTCCCGGCCTTAAATAGCGCCGCCCGAGTGACGGGTCGCTGCGTCGATCCGAGTAGGAGGAGTGCGACCGTGGAGTTTTACCGTTTCGCCCTCGCTGTGCTAAAATATTTTATCCACTTTGATCCAAAGCAGCAAGATCCTGGAAACGCGGTGTATTTTCCACGTTTTTGTTGTGTGTGGAGGCTAGTGATGGGCATATCGCTGGTTGTTTTTAGGATCAAATAAAGGAGCTTTAAAATTGGAAATACGATTTAAATCATTTCCTTTCTAGAGTTAGAAGTTTTTCTTCCAAAGGGAAACGAAGAGATAATGTTCTGTATTCAGTCAATTTCTTTTTACTCTGTATATACGATTTGTTTGAGGTCAAACTTCATATGTTTGACCAACTTTACAGAAAAAATACCAATATTTACAATATCAAACCAACATCATTAGATGTATAAGAAATTATTTTCATATTGTATAAATTTAGTATCGTAACGTTGATAGTTTTGAATATAAATTTGTCAAACTTtacgaagtttgacttcagaTAAATCTTATATGCGGGATAAAAAaaaccggagggagtactaacatGTTGCAGGCAAAAGAATCCTACTCCATCTGTCCTCAAATACTTGTCAGAGAAATAGATAAATACATCTAATCCATTTCTCTGACAAGTATTCTTAGACGGAGTGACTACTATATTATGCATGCATGCTACGTAGTAGGTACCATTCTACCGTGGAAATATCCACCATGGTGAAACCCATGCCAGATCCGATGTGTGAAAGCATCCAGGTGCATATGTAAGCAGAGAAAATAAAATCTTACGGCTACTCTTGGGCCAAGACCTAGTATGAGCATGTACCTTTGTTTAGTAATAGTTGGAGCATGTTCAACCACATCAAGTCAGAAGAAAAATGTTCAACCAAAACTGCACATGGTTGGTGGTCTTCATCTAAAATAAAACCCCAAGTTGTACTAAACATAGTTAGTTTCTTCCCAATTCAACATATCGTAGTTGTTGGTCTTATGTCAATAGTTTCAGCTTCATTCTCACTTCCACCTTTGCCCACTCTCTCGGTCTTTTACATTTTTATTGTGGGCAGTTGATTTCGTCTCTCTTTCCCTTTCCCTTTCCCTTTCTTTTTCCCAAGATACCAACTCTTTAGTCAAGACTCGATAAACTCACTTCAAGCTTCATCTGAACCTCCTTCCTGACTCTTGAGCCTAGGGCATGTTTGGTTGGTGGCTAACTTTGGTATAGTTTGCCACACTatgtgtaacgccccgagaccgacgctccagacggcttTCATATTTTTTCGTTatcgttgtgtgtatttatttgtttgttgcatttcatcatggcatcatccgcattgcatcggcacctcgttgtcgtcattgtttttaaaacttgcatccgctcgtagttgccgtgtccccccttgctttcgttgaccgttccgagtcAAACCTTGTTATTTGTTTGCCCTCTTGCCTAAACTGGAGTCTCTCTGTACAGTGCACAAACCCCCTTGTGTGCGCGTCTGAagttgtcccgaacccgaaccaGACTTTcattaccgttgggtccggagctccccaaacatctataaaacatctccgttttcttatttggactccctagCCATTTATTCGCGACTGTCCGATTAAAATCGGAGGGACCAGATGCACCTAACCAAAATTCACCTGCTATATAATCAGCCTACCTAACCCTAGAACCTAGCCGTCCCATCCATTCCCGCAGTCGCCGCCGCCACTCTCTCGCATCTCCTCGGGATCTCCTCCCGATCCAATCTCCCCGACCACCTTCCTTGTTTTCCGTCGACGCCCAATCCTCTGCCTCCACTGCCCATCGCTCGAGCCAACGGGAGTCCAGCCCTAGCCTCCACCTCTCCTGCAGCCCCGTACGCTCCTCTGCCCGACCTCCGCGCGCCGATAGCCGGCGAGCAACAGCCCAAGGCCGAGCAGCCCTTCGCCTATGGCCTCTCGCTCCTGCAACCGACGCCCGAGGCCTCTATTTTCCCCTGCACCGCATCGACCGCATCGAGCAGCACCTCGAGGCCGAGCAGCTCCTCCGTGCTAATCCGCCAGGCCAGCCTCCCGTCTCCTTCTCCTTCCATTCCCTCCTTCCCTCGTCTCTCCTGTAACCCTCTTTCTCTCCCCTCGTTTCTCTCTCAGGGAGCACAGGACGCGCCGGCCACCATGGATTTTGCACCGGAGCTCCGTGCCCCTTGCTCGCGAGCGCCCCGCTTCGAGCCTCCTCTGCTTCGCGCCTCCCCGAGCGGCAGGGGCTCGCCCCCGAGCTCGACCTCGCCCTCCGCCTGGCCAAGTTCCGCGCCGTTGACTGCATCGCCCagatccgccgccgcgccgtcccggAGTCCCGGAGCCGGCCGCCAGCGCCTTCTTCCTCTGCTTCTGCATCGAGCAGGAGGAGGACGACCCTGCCTCAAGCGCACGCCTGTGCCCGAGCGAGGACCGCATCGCCGTTGACCGCGTCCCTGTTCGTCAGGAGCGCCAGCGACCGGGCGGCCCAGCGCCAGATCGCACCAAGCCTAGCTGCGCCCCCTTGTCGGGCCTCCTTCATCAACCGGCCCATGAGGCCTGGTGAGCCGCCCAGTTCCTGTAGCTCCAGTTTCGGCCCGATAGCATTTTTTCCCTGACGTGCGAATTTGCTAATTTTTCAGAGATTGCAGTTTTTCAGAAAACCCCTtaatgttcatgcatttaataactccacaaccgtgcatcggattaaaatgaattatatatgtaaaatgcttagaatttcatctagtttcataatacgCTGCTTGCATccttgtttaaaatgtttaaaatgctgctTGCATTTAATTTGCTAAATGCCATgctaaatgatttatttcataactaaataaccgtagctccaaattaaataaactatatgtaaatggggtagaaaaatgcctagtttaacgtGGTGCACTTTGTTTTGTATGTTAACAATTCTAAAATATGCTTTAGGatagaacagtaccaaatctaaaatatgcacatgaggattttccggaattgttgtttgttgttccggcctcatttaaacttgcctagatagatagtctttctatgcttcacctcttgccatgtttaataacatttaatattgttgggtacataaatgagagagaactaaataattgatgtggtgtttcatcaatatgcaactcgttgcatattgagctccacttaacttgtagttttgtttgtgcactttgccatgccatgcctctttaaaccggacatgcatcatacttgattgtgcatcatgccatgtttatgtgatggttgtttatcatgttgtttgcttctttccggtattgcttcttcgggttagttccgataacgtcgcgtttgtgaggatttgtttgacttcgtccgtttgtcttcttcatggactcgttcttctgccttgcgggatctcaggcaagatgatcataccctcgaaatcacttctatctttgcttgctagttgttcgctctattgctatgccgcgctacctaccacttgctatatcatgcctcccatattgccatgtcaagcctctaacccacctttcctagcaaaccgttgtttggctatgttaccgcttttgcttagcccctcttatagcgttgctagttgcaggtgaagatgaagtttgttccttgttggaacatggatatttttgggatatcacaatatctcttatttaattaatgcatctatatacttggtaaagggtgtaaggctcggccttatgcctggtgttttgttccactcttgccgccctagtttccgtcataccggtgttatattccttgatttttgcgttccttacgcggttgggtgatttatgggacccccttgacagttcgctttgaataaaactcctccagcaaggcccaaccttggttttaacatttgccatctaagcctttttcccttgggttctgcagactcaagggtcatctttattttaaacccccccccccccccccggggccagtgctcctccgagtgttggcctaaactagagccctttgcagcgccacctcggggaaacttgaggcctggttttagttgtacggactgctcatccggtgtgccctgagaacgagatatgtgcagctcctatcgggatttgtcggcacattcgggtggtcttgctggacttgttttaccattgtcgaaatgtcttgtaaaccgggactccgagactgatcgggtcttcccgggagaaggtttatccttcgttgaccgtgagagcttataatgggctaagttgggacacccctacagggtattatctttcgaaagtcgtgcccgcggttatgtggcagatgagaatttgttaatgtccggttgtagagaacttgacacttgacttaactaaaacgcatcaaccgtgtgtgtagccatgatggtctcttttcggcggagtccgggaagtgaacacggtttttgagttatgtttgacgtaagtaggagttcaggatcacttcttgatcattgctagcttcacgaccgttttgttgcttctcttctcgctcttatttgcgtatgttagccaccatatatgcttagtcgctgctgcaacctcaccaccttaccctttccttcctataagcttaaatagtcttgatctcgcgggtgtgagattgctgagtcctcgtgactcacagatacttccaaacagttgcaggtgtcgaggataccagtgcaggtgacgcaaccgagctcaagtgggagttcaacgaggaccttggtcgttactatgttttgtttcctgatgatcagtagtggagcccagttgggacgatcggggacctagcatttggggttatcttcttttttaTCTGGATTTGACCGTTGTCGGTCTATgggtgtatcttgaatgatgtatgaatttatttatgtattgtgtgaagtggcgattgtaagccaactctttatcccattcttgttcattacatgggattgtgtgaagatgacccttcttgcgacaaaacctacaatgcggttatgcctctaagtcgtgcctcgacacgtgagagatatagccgcatcgtgggcattacactATGTTTGTCAAACATGCCTAACCAAATACTCAAATTCTTAGCCATATTTTGGCTTGCCTCAGGGAATCTTGTCACATCTTTTGTGTATATGACATGTGAGGCTTATTTCTGACAGTAGTACGAGAGGACTTAAGATGGATCAGCACACTCATACAGATGATCTACGGAATACATTTTCCACATTTTCCAAAATCAAACAGTATAGCATTAGTGCAAAGTTACCGTTTGTTCCCTAGTTGTGCAATTAGTAAACCAAAAGTTAATTACCCCATCTATGTTGGCACAGCACAAACCATCTAAAAGATACTCGTCAGGATCAGGATTCAGAACATTACTCTTTGTTATTGTTCTCTTTAGGATCAACAGCAAAGAACACCATTATGATTAAACAAAACAATTAGTGATACTTACCGCAGAAGAGTTGACTAGTCGGCAACATTCACATCCATAGACGACATACGGCGCAGGCGTGTCGCCTACTGTGGCTGCGTCCCTAGTTCATCTCTCCGCGACCAGGACGCGAGGTGAAAAGGCGGCGCGTGCTAGGTCATGATCCCTAAATCATGTTTCTGTGGATGCGTAGGTTATGCCGATCGATCCACCACTACAGCTAGGTAGCCGCTATTACTTGGGCCAGGCCATGTGATCTTAATAACAAGATTACTTGGGTCATTAAGGGTACGGTGTAGGCCTAATTGTTACTGTATTGTAGAAGTATGTATACCTTTCGTTACTCGCGCGATAGGAGGAAGATAGGAAAATAGGATGACGTACACTCATGGGCTATACATGCGTATGCGACACTGCGTCGCGATCGGAAGTGTCTACCAGCTTCCCAGTGGCATCGTGAAATTATTTTTCATATTGTATAATTTTAGCATTGTAACGTTGATGGTTTTGAATATAAATTTGTCAAACTTTATAAAATTTGACTTCAGATAGATCTTATACGGGGAGTAAAAATAAATGAAGGGAGTACTAAACAAGTTGCAACTTGCAAGCAAAAGAATCCTACtatgctatgcatgcatgcgacGTAGTAGGTACTGTTCTACCATGGGGATATTCGCCATGGTGAAACCCACGCCCGATCCGTTGAATGAAAGCATCCACGGTGCATATGTACTCAAAGAAAATAAAATCTTACGCCTACTCTTCGGCCAAGACATGAGCATGTTCTTTGTTTAGCAATAGTTGGAGCATGTTCAACCAAATCAAGCCAGAAGAAAAATGTTCAACCAAAACTGCACATGGTTGGTGGTCTCCACCTAAAATAAAACCCCAAGTTGTACTAAACATAGTTATTTTCTTCCCAATCGAGCATATCGTAGTTGTTGGTCTTATGTCAATAGTTTCAGCTTCATTCTCACTTCCACCTTTACCCATCTTTCCATCTTTTACATTTTTATTATGGGCAGTTGATTTTCATCTTTCTTTCCATTTCCCTTCCTTTTTCCCAAGACACCAACTCTTTAGTCAAGATTCGATAGCACACTTCAAGCTTCATCTGAACCTCCTTCCCGACTCTTGAACCTAAGGGTATGTTTGGTTGGTGGCTAACTTTGTCAGTTTGCCACACTATATTTGTCAAACTTGCCTAACAAAATACTCAAATTATTAGCCATATTTTAGCTTAACTGAGGGAATCTATTCACACCTTTTTGTGTATATGACACTTGAGGCTTATTTCTCACGGAAAGAAGCTTGCCTTGGGGCATGGTTAGAATAAAATATTCACCTAACTTGATCGAACGTATACCGTATCTATACTTTTTTATTATTTCATATTATTATATTATTAATTTTGAATACTTTATATGTAATttgatatcatttttgggactaatctattaactcagtgcctagcgtcagttgttgttttctgttttttttttgttttacaGAGAATCTGTATCAAACGGAGACCAAATGGTACGAAATTTTTTGATGGGGAAAAAAGACACCGGAAGCTACGGGCGAGTGACGGGTCGTTGCGTCGATCCGAGTAGGAGGAGTACGACCGTGGAGATCACGTAACCAAGTGCCTAACCGCTTCGCTCCACGAGAAAAGCGATCGTGGAGGCGATCGCATCTGAGGCCaactccaccggccgccgccggtCCCTGCCTCTTCGGTTTGGCCACTCCGGCCACGCGAGGAGGTGGGGACCACGGCGCTTCGACGCCGGCCTGTAGTTAGGGTTTGTCTAGTGTCTCCTTAGGGCGCCGTTGGGGTGGTCGGAGCGACGCCCGGGAAAATAAATTTGCCTCAACTCCACTCCCACACCGGCGGCGACCTTCACGGCGGCGTCTCGGAGTTGATGGCAACGTATGTTGTTCGGTCCTGTAGATCGGCAGTTTGGTCTTCTCGTCGTTCTTCAGATCTGGcgatgaataaaagtttttcagtTTCTTTCCCGATGCGGTGTTCAACACTGTGGTCGGTGAGGGATGTGGACGGAAGTGTGTCCAAGCGCGGTTGGTGTGGCGGCGGCATCTTCCTCGTGGTGGACTTGTGTTATGGGGCTTCGTCGTTGCGACGACGTTTTCTCCAACGTCGGAGTGGAGCCCGGGAGGTCGTCCAGGAGTACGCGCAGACTACTGTTTGCGCATGTCACAGCTGGAGGATGGTGTATCCTGTGCTGGTTTTGTGGTTGGGGGCTGACAGTTCTGGTTTCTTACTCCGACGTTGTAGTCGTGCGGGGATGTCAGTTCTGGAGCTTGATGGCGTGTCCGGGGACatgttgccccggtctgattcgttcaacgaCAATGGTTTTGCTTCTGGCAAAGGACTTTGGAGGTCCATAAAGCTGTtgatcagcgatggagccgcgtcgagctcaGGTGTAGAGGTGATCTGTCTTCCGTCCCTTTGGTGGTCGCTTCGGTGGTGTCGAAGGAGGGAGACAGGCGCTGGTTTTTTGCATAGGTTTATCCTATCTTTTCAGGTCTGTAAGGTCGGTGTGTACGTGCCTTGTAACTTGATTTCATCTTATAAATGAGACACGTATTATCATGAAAAAAATACGACCGTGGAGTATTTCACGAGTACAGTATATATCTACTACTCCGTATTTGATGCGGGATCCTGGAAATGCGGTGCGCGCTCCGGTTCAACGCGAGATGGTGTCTGCTTACGTGTGTGCGTTTAAAAAAAAAAGAGGCTGACCACGTGTCCACGTCTATCTTCCGTTGACGCTTTCTTTCCCGGCCGCGAACAGAGCACTGGCTCCATATCCGCTCTTTGCTGCTCCACCGGGCCGACCCCACCTGCAGTCACCGACTCGGGATCGACCACCAACCCACCCGTGCCTCCCAAAGATTTCTCGTCCACGTACGGTAGCAGAACGCTGTACGCAAAACTGGGAGGAAACCAGCCGTCGTGCCCCACCAACC
This sequence is a window from Aegilops tauschii subsp. strangulata cultivar AL8/78 chromosome 7, Aet v6.0, whole genome shotgun sequence. Protein-coding genes within it:
- the LOC109784068 gene encoding shikimate kinase 1, chloroplastic; its protein translation is MEAAAGLAMQSRAVGPGPGRRSGALGGAGPARAASLRVGGPAAAAPALRARAARPVAPLCCVQTSRGHQSLHNSVDEALLLKRKAEEVQFELNGRCIYLVGMMGSGKSTVGKILAEVLGYSYFDSDSLVEQAVGMPSVAQIFKVHSEAFFRDSESSVLRDLSSMHRLVVATGGGAVIRPVNWRYMKKGLSIMLDVPLDALAKRIAQVGTASRPLLDQPSADPYTAAFTKLSVLAEQRGDAYANADVRVSLEELAAKKGHDDVSQLTPTDIAVEALQKIKNFVTEHSMASGPFDDL